One genomic window of Carassius auratus strain Wakin chromosome 14, ASM336829v1, whole genome shotgun sequence includes the following:
- the LOC113113666 gene encoding ankyrin repeat domain-containing protein 13D, with translation MAEEAFPLHYLVWDNQFLELDRELQKKQHDMERLDPRGRTPLELSVCLGHLESTRVLLRHSADPTHSNTQGWTVLQEAVSTGDPELVQLILQYRDFRRATERLSGIPELLRKLRQARDFYVEMKWEFTSWVPLVSKVCPSDVYRVWKSGSCLRVDTTLLGFEHMTWLKGRRSYIFKGGESGAMVMEVDHEKQVVYTEPLSLSPRDAPSLLAAMLPSQESTAQRLTSPIVSTHLNTRNIAFERNKSGIWGWRSEKTEVVSGYEAKVYSASNVELVTRSRTEHLSDQDKSRSKGCRTPLQSFLGIAEQHISSTGSQVSQCASPHNPTAITAEEYFDAEFNLNGRDIGRPIELTSKVQRFKATLWLSEAHPLSLAEQVTPIIDLMAISNAHFAKLRDFITLRLPPGFPVKIEIPLFHVLNARVTFSNLCGCDEPVSSVTVQSPQGATEAGQTPPPLQCEIDPSVFEPPPEYTTLGPGRSEPMRDEDDNLLQFAIQQSLLDAGTESDQVTIWEALTNTRPVSQPPLYEEDSQLERAIQESLSLSLAGGESVESDAGEQLSLSDPALMSPPSYSSLSEPRAPGAIAVATSFDEQLRIAMELSCREQEELDRKRREEEEELERILQLSLTEK, from the exons ATGGCTGAAGAGGCGTTTCCTTTACATTATCTGGTGTGGGACAACCAGTTTCTAGAATTGGACCGAGAGCTCCAGAAAAAACAG CATGACATGGAGCGGCTGGATCCGCGCGGGCGCACGCCGCTCGAGCTGTCCGTGTGTCTCGGGCATCTGGAGTCCACGCGCGTGCTTCTGAGACACAGCGCGGATCCCACACACAGCAACACACAGGGCTGGACAG TTTTGCAGGAGGCAGTGAGCACCGGAGACCCTGAGCTGGTGCAGCTGATCCTTCAGTACAGAGACTTCAGAAGAGCCACAGAGAGACTGTCTGGTATTCCTGAGCTGCTGCGCAAACTGAGACAG GCACGTGATTTCTACGTGGAGATGAAATGGGAATTTACTAGTTGGG TTCCTCTAGTTTCGAAAGTTTGTCCAAGTGATGTGTATCGTGTATGGAAAAGCGGTTCGTGTTTGAGGGTCGATACCACTTTATTGGGCTTTGAGCACATGACTTGGCTTAAGGGCCGACGCAGTTACATCTTTAAAGGAGGAG AGAGTGGGGCCATGGTGATGGAGGTGGACCACGAGAAACAGGTGGTGTATACAGAACCGCTGTCTCTGTCTCCACGGGACGCTCCTTCTCTACTCGCAGCTATGCTACCCTCGCAGGAGAGCACGGCCCAGAGACTCACTTCTCCTATAGTGTCCACTCATCTCAACACACGCAACATTGCCTTCGAGAG AAATAAGTCTGGGATTTGGGGATGGCGCTCTGAGAAGACAGAGGTTGTTAGTGGATATGAAGCAAAG GTTTACAGTGCCAGTAATGTGGAGTTAGTGACACGTTCTCGGACCGAACACCTTTCTGATCAGGACAAGTCTAGGAGTAAAG GATGTAGAACTCCTCTACAGTCGTTCCTTGGTATTGCTGAGCAGCACATCTCTAGTACTGGG AGTCAGGTTTCTCAGTGCGCTAGTCCCCATAACCCAACAGCTATCACAGCGGAGGAGTACTTTGATGCAGAGTTTAATCTGAATGGCAGAGATATTGGGCGGCCTATTGAGCTCACCAGCAAAGTGCAGAG GTTTAAGGCCACACTGTGGTTGAGTGAAGCTCATCCGCTATCACTGGCTGAGCAGGTTACGCCCATCATTGACCTCATGGCCATATCTAACGCCCACTTTGCCAAGCTGCGTGACTTCATAACCCTACGCCTGCCACCTGGCTTTCCAGTAAAGATTG AAATTCCTCTCTTCCACGTGTTGAATGCTCGAGTGACATTCAGCAATCTGTGTGGCTGTGATGAACCGGTCAGTTCTGTTACAGTACAGTCTCCTCAAGGAGCCACCGAGGCTG GTCAGACGCCTCCCCCTCTGCAGTGTGAAATCGACCCGTCTGTGTTTGAGCCTCCCCCAGAATACACCACACTTGGACCAGGCCGCAGCGAACCAATGAGGGATGAGGATGATAATTTACTCCAGTTCGCCATACAGCAGAGTCTGCTGGACGCGGGGACAGAGAGTGACCAG GTGACCATATGGGAGGCTCTCACTAACACTCGTCCAGTCTCTCAGCCTCCGCTTTATGAGGAGGACTCTCAGcttgagag GGCTATTCAGGAATCTCTGTCTCTGTCGCTGGCTGGAGGAGAGAGTGTGGAGTCCGATGCTGGAGAGCAGTTATCCCTGTCTGATCCCGCACTCATGTCACCTCCGTCTTACAGCTCACTGAGCGAGCCTCGTGCGCCGGGTGCGATTGCTGTGGCCACCAGTTTTGATGAACAGCTACGCATCGCGATGGAGCTCTCCTGCAGAGAACAGGAGGAGTTAGACAG GAAGAGgagggaagaggaggaagagctgGAGAGGATACTACAGCTGTCTCTCACAGAGAAGTAA